The Syngnathus scovelli strain Florida chromosome 19, RoL_Ssco_1.2, whole genome shotgun sequence region GGCATGTCAGGACATGTTTAAGTACAGCAGCAAAGCAATTATTTTGGGAAGTAACAATTCCAACAGATATAAAGATGGTCGATGAGCAGGAAGCAGGAATGTAGCATTTCAGGTGTTTGCCTTGCAACCAGACGCTTttaactgcccccccccccccaccgcctAATTGTGCTTAAGTACACCCTTTTTCCAATTCTCGGCCTCCGGCAGAACATCATTTTGTTGACAAACACCCGCTTCGTCGAGCGTGGCAGTAAACGAGCGAGCGCTGGCCCTTTAGCGGAGGGACGGTTGCCATGGAGACTACAGCCCGACTTGATTTTGGGTGGATGCTGAGTCAGTTGCAAAATAACCGCATGGCTGCCAGAACGAGAGGTGAGGCGGCCTTTTGCGCGGAGCTCGGCGTAGCCGTGGCAACGTGTGATGTGACGCATCAATGATCTGGTGCAAACAAACTGACCCACAAACGCCAAATACAAGTGCTGTGCTGATGAGCTCAGAGGAGCTGGCAAATAGTCATTCTGATCACAAAATGCATTATATTGCCCCCTGGTGGGCAAACCAGAAGGAGCAGCATTTAATTGATCCTGAGTAACATTCTATTGAATGATTTCATCTTATTGCGCAATAGTCACCTACACCACAACATCAGGAGGTTACCCGAGGTTGCGTCGGCCATCTTATGACCACCTTGGCTGGACGTTCCTGGCCTCTGGCGGCGTGCACTTGACTACCGCGCGAGCGATCACAAGGCAGCGTTTCGCCGTTCAACTTTAGATAAGAGGCGAGACAGGGCGACGCTCGCCTTGCATAACCATTGTTACCCCGCCACGCTCGTGCTGGTGGGGCACCGCTGGGGCTCGCAGCGGCACTGCGGACTTCCCCACCAATGGAGACGAGCTATTTATAGCACATGCAGCCACAAATGCACGTTAGGTTTGCATATAGGAGCCCTGGAGCTTAAGCGTAAAAATGTTGCCGTGCGTTAAGTTGGATACGCAAGTCTGAAAAATGGGTCAGTAACATCTTTAGAAACATTCAAAAATAACAATATACACATCAATAAATGAATAACAATGCGGTCCTTTCCAAAAGGTTCATATCCAATAAATATTTTAGCAAGTCCCGGGTTAAAAACCTTTCTGCCTGAGATGGGGTGAGTGGCCACTTGTTGCTTGGCAGATTTCACCCGAGCACAACAATttgacacattaaaaaaaaaaaaatgcacaaattgAGAAACTTCAATGCAAATTGAAGGGTGTGTGTGATACATTTAGTAAAATTACAAGGGGTACATTGTGTGCAGATACGTATGTTGTGAAGTGGTAGAGTCATGATCTTACCTAAGCAGGAGCTCTTTGGGGAGCTTCTTATTGATGGGGGCTTCATCACTGCTTGAGAACACCTgcacgggcacacacacacacacacacgcacgcacacacacacgcacacaagacaCACGTCAGCATCGTTTTCCTGCAATATGATCATCATGTGATTGCTTTTCACAGTATCACTGACACGCTTGTCTCCTTTTTAGTCTGACGCGGCAGCCATCTGCTGAGGAtcagacacacaaacagcacAAAGAACACAGGCAGAACATTCTTGATGATAAGGTTGTGTCGGGGCTAATTTGAATAACGCCCACGCGGGCCAACTCCCGTGGGAAATGTGGGAAAGGTGCGACGGGGGAGTGAGCTTGAACGGTCGATTGAAATTTCCCTTTATCAATCAAGCTTGCTTCCGTGAGGGGCGCTCAGGTGACATCAAGTGTTGCGCCGTGCCAGCTCTCCGTGCCAGCTGAGCGACATTCCCAAGCAGGGAGTTCCTGTTTTGTGTCGCTGATTTGTAAACGGATAATACAGCGGCACAAAGTAATTCGTCGCCTTCGGAGATAGACATCGAAACCTGGCATTCAGTTCTCCTGCTCAGAAAGTAGGGCCCAAGACTTACTTGTGCAATCACTAACAAGCTAATGAGCAGATGACGGGAAAAGGTCAAGTAGCATGGAGCCATCGCCAGGAGTTAGCTAGCACCAGCTAATTTGAGAGTTGGGTCCTGATAGATTTTGATGTGTGTACAATTTTATGACATATGAGCAAATATTAGCTTGATGTGTATAGAGGAGACGGTTGTCGCGTGTACGAACAAAACGAATTGAGTTTTGTTGACAACTCCAATTGTTGTGCTACAGTGAGCCAATTTGTTACATGTTATGCAAAATATTCACTATTGAGTGTGCAAAGGAGAGCAAATGAGCTTTTGTTGACAAAGTCTACATGCAGCCCACGCACGCATTTTGTTGGTCACTGATTTTGCACCGTGCGTGTAttgtaaaatatataaatgcTGGTTGTTATGACAAGCTGAATATGTAACCCTGCGCCGACCTGCACACCCCCGCCCTACCCGCTGGGAGCCGGTCATCTGAGGCGACAGTGGCCGTCGGGCTGGGCCCTCTTATCGGTTGTCCCGAGCTGCGCGTCGCCGCTGTTGACCGACCCCGTAATGCCCACGACCCCCACAGTTGCCCTACCTCGAAGCGGCTCTTGGTGATCCCGTTCATGTCTGCGGCGTCCCTGTTCGCGAGCCGCGTCGACGCCAGCCGAGCCGCCCGGCGGTGCTGTCTCTGTCGCCGTTTTATTTTCGCGTCGCGTCGGTGTCGTTACCGGTGGACTGAGGTGCTGTTGCTCCGGGAGCCGAGCTCGATGGCTCCTCACGCCCTCCTCCGCTTCTTCGTCGTCGTCCTGGTTGTGGTGTGCTGCCAGCCGGGCGAGAGGCTGCCTGGTGCAGAGGACGACGGCGGCGTTGGAGGTGTTCCGGGGCGGTCGCTAGCGTCGCAGCAGTCCGGCGGCTCCCCAACAGCTGGCCGTCTCATCGCAGGAGCtacaaaataacaataataacatgGACGCTTCGTCAAAAAGTGACTTCACTTCCGCCTCTTCCCCTTCCGCGACTTGCCCTTTAAAAGGCATCAAGAAAAACTTATCGACTTGAACACACCCAAAATAAAGAGAACAAATAGATCCAAAGTGTTTATAAACGTCTGCATATTTGATTCATTTGTCAAGAGTGACACGAAACGTACGTCGAAGGTTGTTTTGATATATTTCCACGCTATCGAGGAAGTGGGAGGAGTCCCGTGACGTCATCGTCGAGAGACAAGCCCGCGTGGCGGATTTGTTTTGATTACTGCATTTCGTCTTTTTTCAACGAATTTGCATATTTACACGCTAATATCTTAATAGTAATTATGATGAGTCCATTCTTGTATGTACGTgactttttaaaacaaatttctATCAATATAtgtgatttattttataatttccAACTGAAATGACTGATTTGCGTTTCTTGCGCTCTTACATCATGGAattactttttactttttacgaTTCGAATTTTATGCAATAATTTTTACTCTGTTTTATAGAACAGATGAATGTTAATTTTGCCCACAGCATGCATTGTGCACATCCAGGCAGTAGGTGACTTTTTGAAATTAATTTCTATCAGTAtgtgatttattttataatttccAACTGAAATTACTGATTTGTGTTTGTTGCGCTCTTACTTAATGGAATTACATTTTACTTTATACGGTTAGAATTTTATACAATAATGCACATTTGATTCTTTTTTATATAACAAGATGAGTGTTAATTTTGGTCACATCATGCATTGTGCATATCCAGGCAGTAGGTGGCAGCATAACTTTGACTCATCATTTACATGGTCGTGTTGAAGGCCCAGCCTAACAATGCCCTCTAACACTTCATCGCTTCCAATTCAAGGCTTCACAAGAGTGCTTCAAAATCTACTTTAGTTGTACGTGGCCACAAATACGCCTTACACTCCGGTGCAGAACTTTGCGTCTGGCCATTTGCTGAAGTCTTTGCGGTGCCTTCAGGTGTCACCTTTTCGCCGTGACCTCCCAATCTGTCTTCCCAAGACTTATTTATCTTTGACAGTCACAAGGTGATGTTGCCACGGCGACCAAATCATCCTTCCTTCTTCTGACCTCTTCTGACTTCCCGTCGGTGACTAAATTGTGCGACTGGGTGTGCGTGCGCTTCCTGCCAGATGACACACTTGTGCCGAAAGTGGCAAAACacaattctcacctgcctcaacCAAGTTACGTCGGGTGTGAATCAGTCTCATGTCATCccgtttatccatttttattttttttgatgacCACCAAATTGTCTGATGGCCATGAGTCATGCTGTCAAGTgctcttcatttttttcattataaATTTCAACAGTAACCTTGATATAAAACATCCCTAAGCCGCTGTGATTTTCCATAAATGGAAGCCAAAtgtaaaagcaggttgaaaacttTTAAAGGGCGTGCAATAATCATGCAGGGAATACTTGAATCCACATCGGACTCGCggaaaagtgtgacttttcacagCCGCTCTCCATCTGCTTACCAACCGGACCctcggcctcctcctcctcctcctcctcgtcatcctcatcacggtcctcctcatcctcatcacACCTCCTCCTTGCTCAGTCTCACCTCTGCAGCTTCTGGAGGAAGTTGAAGTGACTTACGGCGTTGCTTTTTCAGAGCAGAAACAAATCTTTCAGCGAGGAGAAGGATGCTGGGCTTCCTTGGATGCTTTGCTTATCTTTTGGTGGCTTCTGTTGTCAATGCAAATGGTAAGAGAGAAAAAGAGTTTCATTCTGTTTGAAATGACATTTATAGGAAAAGGAATTACTGACATTACTGTATACAGTGTGCCTGTccaattttcttttcaaattgaATGTtggttaaaaatgaaatatggtTCGAATTTGAAAAGTAAACCTTAAACTTTTATTGagtgacaatatatatatatatatatatatatatatatatatatatatatatatatatatatatatatatatatatatatatatatatataattaatttagctatccatccatccattttctgaaccgcttagtccccacgggggtcgcgggcgtgctggagcctatcccagccatcaacgggcagtaggcgggggacaccctgaaccggttggtagccaatcgcagggcacacagagacaaacaaccatccgcactcgcactcacacctagggacaatttggagtgctcaatcggcctaccaagcatgtttttgggatgtgggaggaaaccggagtgcccggagaaaacccacgcgggcccggggagaacatgcaaactccgcacggggagggccggaggtggaatcgaacccgcaccctcctaaactgtgaggcggacgtgctacccagtgcaccaccgagccgcattattattatttttttttaatattataaaTTAATGTTATTTCAATTATATctaattatataaataatatatatatagacatgTATGTATAAAACATATTTGGGGCGGCgatgtataatatatataaaatatacttATGTAGGTATTTGATGTAGAAATCTTTGAATCAACTTAAAAAGTGCTTCAtaattgtgttattttttttcataatgtctGTTTTTGAGCCATGAAAAGCGTAATAAGTTCATATTTGTATTGCAGGTCGAGTGTTTGTGGTGGAGCTCGGGAACGCGTCTTCCAGTTCATCGTTCAGTGACGCCGAGCGGGCTTGCGCCTCCCGGCGGGCCCGGCTAGCATCGACCTCGGAGCTGAGGCACGCCGTCATGGAGTGTTTCTTCTCCTCGTGCACCCGTGGGTGGCTTTACGGAGGCTCCCTCGGGTAAGAACCCTATTGACCTTTCGCTTTTCCACCTGACGGGAAAATTATGTTCAATATTGGTCTCACTTCTGACGTGAGCCATTAAGTCATTAACGGCCAACTCGGCGCTAAAAGGGTTCTGAAGGCCTCggggcagacagacagatgacaCCGGGAGGTGTGAAACATGGTGAGGACGTGTCAAGCCAGCACTGCCGGGAAAAATGCTTGCTCAGACACCATTTTGGGCTCCACTTACATCAACGCACGACAATGGCGGCGTCACTTGGTAAATTTgtagaaaataactttttttagtTTTAGTTGTTGGGCGGTCCACCTCGGAATGAAAATGGCCCACACCATCCATCCGTATGACATCATCGTCCAGGAACCAGGAAGTTGCCGTCTCCTCTATGTTGACATTGAAATACGTAACACAATCTAACAACTGTCTCCGAGTTGGCAAACCTTTGCTGTTGGCATGCCAACcaaccacaacacacacacgaaacGACACCCAAACTCGTCTTTCTGATGGCCGCTTTTGAATTTTTTCCTTATAAGCCCATGTTGACAAACTCCTGTTAGCGTATGACTCACAATTTCTCGCCATTGCCAACGATTAGCGACGCCTTCGTTTGGAGAGGCGGGAAACCGTTCTCCTATCAGGAGACCGATTCCATGTTTGACATTGTTTATTTGCGCCTGGGAACGTCAACTCGCGGTGCGATAAAGACTCGCCACATTGCCGGGCTGATATGCTAACAAAATGTTTGCGCAGGGAAATCCGCGAGTGAATGTTTGCATGGGTCCGACGTGCACAGGAGCAGAATTAACCCAGTTTATTCTTCGGAGAATTGTATTTAAAATACTTTACACTTAATATTGTAACGTGGCATTGAGAGAGTCGCTCATATTTCGTCATACATTTGAGTAAAGAAGGATTTACGTCATTTCAGCACCACCGTGTGTAGCTACGTAGGCGGCTCGCTAAAGGCCGTGGACGTGAGGACGGAAAACGCCACGGGCGACTCCAGCAGCTCGAGCGGATTCTGTATCAAAGACAAAGGTCAGTCAACGAATCGGTCAATGAATCGGTCAACGAATCGGTCAACGAATCGGTCAACGAATCGGTCAACGAATCGGTCGACTCGAGCAAGAACAGAATGTTctgatgcttttgtttttgttggcaaCAGGCGTGGCGTGCGGAGACCCCCCTTCCTTCCCCAACGCTCGTCTGCAGGGCCAAGGCGGTTTTGAGTTGGGCGACGAACTCCTCTACACATGCGTGCCGGGATACGTCATGCCCAACGGTCACAGCGCCTTCAGCTTGTTGTGCGACAGCTGTGGCGAGTGGTACGGACTGGTCCAGATTTGCATCAAAGGTACAAAAGAGAAAATAATGAAGAGCTGCTATTTTGTTCTGTTTTGGGACCTTGTCAGTGACCCTCCGCCCAATTCCTGCTCTTTGAGCGGACAATGTATCTCTTGTGAGTCTGGATGAAAATGGCTGCCGTGGCACCCGGGTGCGACATGCCGTGCCGTGGCCCGATTTACGGCCAAggtagaagaaaaagaaagcgcTCGGGAAGCTGCAAGCATGCTCGGTCTAAACTGAGCTTCACAGAAAGAGTCAGTCGTTGATTAGATTGTGTAAAACTGATTGTGTTCTTGCAGACTCAACCGAGACTCACGTGGATTACGATGACCAGTTCACGTACGCCGATGCGGACAATCAGAACGAGGACGACAGACCCGTAGAGGTTCACGAGATCACGATCCACACAGAAGAACCCAGGGACCAGGAGCTGCAAGAAATCCACTTTCAAAGAGAAGAAGTGGATTCAAATCTGGATGGTCAGCATGAGATGGAAGTAGATGCCGCGGAAACAAGCGATAAGGAACGAGGCGTGGTGGACACCGCCGAGGACCCGAGTTGGGGGCAGGAAGTGGTGACCACGGCGTCCACAGACCCGCCAGGCTCCATCTTGACCCAAAAACACCTCTTCTGGTTCCCCTCGGAGACCTTCCAGCAGGAACAACACCCGGTTTCCGTGGACCCGGTGACCACCACTCAGCGGACCTCCAGCAGCCAATCCGAGGAGAACCTCAACAGTGAGCAAGAGAGTCTCACTCCCCATGTCAGTCAAGTGGAACAAATTCCAGTTGAGCAGGAAGAGCTGGACCACCAAGACCGCTACGAAGACCACGATCACTATGATATGGGCGAGCATGAGGAGGTTCACTACGGCAGCCGGAACGACAGCTCTGAGGAACGTGGTGTCCATGAGGACAGCAGCCATCTTCAGGAGAATGTTTCTGAGGAGCATCCGGACCGTGACGATCACGAAGAACCATACGATGAAAACGAGCACAACGGCGATCACGATGAACACTATGACCACGAAcgagatgatgatgaagatattGTGCATCAATATGATCATGATGATCAGGACCATGAAGAACGAGATGATGATGACGGCAACGATCATTACGATCACAACGAACACGAAAGCGATGACTACAACCTGGATAACGACGAGGGCAGGCGAGACGGCAACGACAGCCACGCCGAACACGATAGCCATTCGGAACACGACAGCCGCGAAGACGACGACGACCATCATCAGCATGTCATCTTTGTCGAAACCGGCCGGAATGGCACCCGGGACCACGTGGGAGCGGCGACCACCACAGACGAGACCTGGCTGGATGGACACCCGGTGGCCGCCCACCCTAACGAGGTCGAAGAACTCATCCCTGGCACCAGCGTGTCGGAAACACCAGAATCTTTAGAGACCGCCGCCCCGGACAACCCCGCCTCTTCCTCTGATACCCTCGAGGACGACACCCAGCAGGTGGTCCCCACCCATTCGTGGCTCCTGGACCTCACCCAGCAACCCTTCCTGGATCCGGCACAGGGCGGCGACACCTCAGCCGGGGCCGCGGGGGAGCGCGCCAACTTGCCCGGTGAGGCTGGTGAGAGGGGCGAGGTGGAGGGCGAGATGGGCGAGACGGTGTGCGTCGGGGACAACTGCCCACCGCCCAGAGCCTCACGCCGGGGCCCCACCGTGGCGGCCATTATTGCGGCGGTCTGCGTGGTGGCAGCGGCCGTCATATTGACCGTGTGGTGCTACCGGCGGCGACAGCAGAAGAGCTCGGCGTACAACATGAACGGGAAGGGACAAAGCACCCAGCACATGGAGATGCAGCAGAAAGTTTAAGGGTGGGGGAGGGGCGGTATTAAGAGACAAGTCGGACCACGATTTAAAAACCACAACAGAGGAGGGCCGCGTCGAAATGTTACTACGGACTGAGGTCGTGACCTCCAAGGAGGCTTTTGCACATTGTGGTATTTTGCCcgcttttgttgttttcttgcTGTTGCTATGTTTGCCACGCGCGTCTatttcccccccgccccccgtgCTTTACGACTTCGCTTTCAAGCGGAGTGTCGAGCAGTCGTAGAATTACAGATTAGCCGTCTGAAATGACTGACACGTAGTCGGTAATGAAATATCGCAATTTGCCGTCGTGATGATGAATGTAACAAATGCTATTTACTTGTTGGTGTGATTATTACTCACGGTATGATGTGTGCAATCGTGGACATGACGCTGTCAATTCGATCGCTGAGTTCAAAAAGTGTACGGCGTCTATTTCTggaaattggggggggggggggggggtgcaagaCGGACGTCATTTTCATCATAAATCAGCTCAGTTTTTAAGATGGCGTCTTTGTGTCCCGTTGGCTTGAATAAACTCCCGGAACgtaaaagtctgctttattacaTCATACTGTTTTTCAAAGCGTCACCCATAAAAATGAGAAAGGACAAAACACGCTCACTTGGGAGGGAATTTTCCACTGTGGACATTTTAACGGGTGCGTGTGACAAACTGCACCGAGACTCGATGTTCAAACACGATTCAACACGTGCGTGTGTGCTTGCTCGGACTGCAGCCGCCCTCACAGCTAATCGTCTTTGTGATGACGACGATGTAAACCGCGCATCCGtcactttttttgggggtcatCGAAGACACCTCGGATCTTTCGGCAACGGCTTTTATTGTCAACCGATTCACAGCGGAGCCGTTCATTCAAGTAAGAGCAAGTATAAAAATGTCattcacccccacccccccaccccacccaccatATAATAAAATGAGGCTGGAAAAGATTCTTTTGTAACAACAAAtttcaataaataaatgctgATGTGCTTTTGCTTTCAGGGTGAATTTTTGCTAATCCAGAAACTCATCTATGAATTCCACCACCTCACCCTGCGgacaacacacaaacataaaGTCAATTAGATTCAGGAAATGTTTGTATAAATAATAGAGGACATTTATATCaagcagtaaaaaaataaaaataaattaataaaaatatgaaatattttttttattgtattatatattaaaaataatagcTAGTGCTATtttaattatcattattttaatttactgTAGATTTGATGTTAAGAAAAACATCACAGTTAAAAATAATACTTAAGTGATAATTCATTATGAaactattttatttataaattatacaatttataaaaaaataatacttaAGTGATAATTTATTATAAAACTACTACtttatttataaattatataatatttataaatattttttaaattatcaaatgaataaatgaatcacTCCTGTATTTATTGATGGCTGATTTGACGTGAGCTGAGATTTGCTGCGACCTGGTGGACACTTTTTACATTGCAACCTCGCaagtataaaaaacaaaaagtcaccTCATCATCGCTGGCAAGATGCTTTCTGGCGAAGTCCACCATCTCATTCTGCATGGTGGTCTGATTGTAGTAGCGCACCGCCTCCTACACAACACATGACGTTATCAACGTTGCAACTATTGTCGTCGTGAGTGTTTGACGGACCGCTCTGGGCTGGAAGTCTTCGTCGGTGAGCTGCCACTTGTCCTTGTGGAATTTATAGTAGACCACGTTGTTCTTCATCACCTCGTCAGTGGGGTCGAAGAGCAGGTAGCTGGTGGCGCATGGCACCGCGTTCTTCAGATCCTTCACT contains the following coding sequences:
- the susd5 gene encoding sushi domain-containing protein 5 — encoded protein: MLGFLGCFAYLLVASVVNANGRVFVVELGNASSSSSFSDAERACASRRARLASTSELRHAVMECFFSSCTRGWLYGGSLGTTVCSYVGGSLKAVDVRTENATGDSSSSSGFCIKDKGVACGDPPSFPNARLQGQGGFELGDELLYTCVPGYVMPNGHSAFSLLCDSCGEWYGLVQICIKDSTETHVDYDDQFTYADADNQNEDDRPVEVHEITIHTEEPRDQELQEIHFQREEVDSNLDGQHEMEVDAAETSDKERGVVDTAEDPSWGQEVVTTASTDPPGSILTQKHLFWFPSETFQQEQHPVSVDPVTTTQRTSSSQSEENLNSEQESLTPHVSQVEQIPVEQEELDHQDRYEDHDHYDMGEHEEVHYGSRNDSSEERGVHEDSSHLQENVSEEHPDRDDHEEPYDENEHNGDHDEHYDHERDDDEDIVHQYDHDDQDHEERDDDDGNDHYDHNEHESDDYNLDNDEGRRDGNDSHAEHDSHSEHDSREDDDDHHQHVIFVETGRNGTRDHVGAATTTDETWLDGHPVAAHPNEVEELIPGTSVSETPESLETAAPDNPASSSDTLEDDTQQVVPTHSWLLDLTQQPFLDPAQGGDTSAGAAGERANLPGEAGERGEVEGEMGETVCVGDNCPPPRASRRGPTVAAIIAAVCVVAAAVILTVWCYRRRQQKSSAYNMNGKGQSTQHMEMQQKV